From the genome of Amylibacter sp. IMCC11727:
CAAATCCCACGGCGCGGATATTCCACCATGCAGGCTTTTTCAAAGCTGGTGTTGGACTGGTTCAAAACCGTTTCAACAATCTGCTTCACACCGTTGTAAATCGTGCGCACAATCGGCATCCGATCCACAAGACTTTCGATGTATTTCAACAGTTGTTTGCCGAAAATACCCTTGGTCAACGACCCCACAACGGTCGTGAACACCAAGAACACAATCACACCATATCCACGCCACCCAGACGATGGTTTGTACCCTTCAGGCACCAGCGGCAGCACAGAACTGTCCACAAATCCGATAAACGCCCAGATCATCCAAATCGTCAGCGCCACGGGCAACACGATTACGAGCCCAGTTAAAAAATTGCCGCGTAGACGTGAAATCAAACCGGCCTGTTTGCGTTTAGTACGAATAGGTTTCTTAGACACGACACATTTCCACTGCGAAGATTAGGGTTCTCACCTAAGCGATTGGACAAAATCATGCAACGCCATTGCGCATGATCACCGAAGCACTTAACGTTTTTTGTAAGTTACATATAAGGAATTTCGATGGAAGAAGTAGATGCAAATCCAGGATTAATTTTCGATAAGATCGACGCCTGGCTTGATGGTTTGTTTAAACTCTTACCGAACCTTTTGGTTGCGATCATCGTATTTGCAATATTCTGGTTTGCCGCCTCTTTGATCAGTAAACTGGTCCAACGAATGGCCCGCAATCAGGACCGCCCCAGCTTGGCAGAGGTGGGCGGCTCTTTGATCCGATGGGCCATCGTCATCGTTGGTTTTATGTTGGCCGTCACGATTGTCGCGCCAACCATTACCCCCGGCGATTTGATTGCGGGTCTCGGTGTCAGCTCCGTCGCAATCGGATTTGCGTTCAAAGACATCTTACAAAACATGTTGGCAGGTATTCTAATTTTGCTGCGACAACCGTTTGAAGTGGGCGATCAAATTGTATCAGGCGGCCATGAAGGCACGGTTGAAAAAATCGAAACACGCGCGACATTGATCAAAACCTATGATGGCCGACGTGTGGTTATCCCCAACACCTCAATCTATACCGACAGCGTTGTGGTCAACACCGCCTTTGAAACCCGCCGTTCGCAATATGATATCGGAATTGGTTGCAACGATGATTGGAAACGCGCCCGCGAACTCATGTTAGAAGCCTGCAAAAGCGTAGAAGGCGTCATATCTGATCCAGAGCCTGAAACCATACCCGTAGACCTTGGAGATTCAGCAAATAT
Proteins encoded in this window:
- a CDS encoding DUF502 domain-containing protein, translated to MSKKPIRTKRKQAGLISRLRGNFLTGLVIVLPVALTIWMIWAFIGFVDSSVLPLVPEGYKPSSGWRGYGVIVFLVFTTVVGSLTKGIFGKQLLKYIESLVDRMPIVRTIYNGVKQIVETVLNQSNTSFEKACMVEYPRRGIWAIAFVSTATKGEVLAKSGEEEMMSVFLPTTPNPTSGFLLFVPKQDVVILDMDVEAAAKLVISAGLVMPPTKEEIAAGKAKPRVINQK
- a CDS encoding mechanosensitive ion channel family protein, which produces MEEVDANPGLIFDKIDAWLDGLFKLLPNLLVAIIVFAIFWFAASLISKLVQRMARNQDRPSLAEVGGSLIRWAIVIVGFMLAVTIVAPTITPGDLIAGLGVSSVAIGFAFKDILQNMLAGILILLRQPFEVGDQIVSGGHEGTVEKIETRATLIKTYDGRRVVIPNTSIYTDSVVVNTAFETRRSQYDIGIGCNDDWKRARELMLEACKSVEGVISDPEPETIPVDLGDSANIVRLRWWTKSDRASQIHTFGAVLQAVYMRLDDEGIDMPYPTQVHLFHDQTEETDGDRSKQREGWPAGKGDVPKPRNKT